GGCAAGATGCTGATGGAAACATTACGTAATGCGTCTCCAGAATGCTCGCCATGCATAAATCGTATCATAAGGATATAAATACGGTAGAATCTTTTCTTCAATGATACAGTGCTCATTAATCAGTTTACTAATTTTCTGTGTAAAAATACAAATATTATGCTTAATATTTTTTGTGTACAATTTATTTGTTTTGATTTTTGTTTATTTTTTGAATTTTTATTTTGATTCGATGTGCTTTTCTTGCGCTGTGCTTTTTGGAGATTCAAGATTAGCTGGGATGATTGTATCGGCTTTAGCATCGATCAGTGAGGGATATGGTTTACCGATGTTATTTGGTTGTCTACCGAGTGAATCGGACGATCTATCTATTTCTACTAGTCAACGTGTAATGAATACACGAGGTTTGTTGTCATTATTATGAAGTTGACTATCTAATCGATAGCCTAAAGAAATTACATTATGAAACCACAAAAAATTAAATTGCTCTTATTTTCTCTTATTTTATTCCTGTTTTCTATTGCCGGACCCGTTTCAGCACAGTCTGACGGCGGAAGATTACGTACAGTCGTTGTTGGACAAGACAACCAGCCTATTGTGGCTGCAAATATTTCACTATTTCGGAAGCCCAATGATATCTTGTTAAAAGGAACTTTATCCAACGAAAATGGAGAAATTGTGTTATCTGCGATTCCCGAGGGCAAGTATAGCCTACAGGTGTCCACGGTAGGGTATGCTATTTATCGTTCTGCTGAAATGGTTGTAAGTACGGGAGATCTCAAGGTGCTGGATACGATTCGTTTACAAATGGAAAGTAAAGTGTTGAGTGAGGCACAGGTGATCGGTAAGAAGCCATTGATTGAAAGTCATCTCGATAAAGTTGTCCTCAATGTCGAAAACAGTATTTTGGCAACAGGGAATAATGCATTGGAGCTCCTGCAGAAGGTTCCAGGAGTAACTTTAGACAACAAAAAGATCAATCTACGTGGAAAAAGTAATGTGATTATCATGATTGATGGTAAGCCTACTTGTCTTTCTGCTGATGAAGTATCGCGATTATTGGAAAATACGGCTTCCAATGCAATAGCGTCGATCGAAGTACTGACCAATCCACCCGCAAAATACGATGCCGCAGGGAATGCAGGAATTATTAATATTAAGACAAAGAAGAATACGCAATTTGGAAGTAATGTTAGTTTCAACCTCAATTTAGGGCAGGGTAAATATACAAAGGCGGATGGTGGTTTTTTAATAAACCATCGTAACAATTGGGTGAACTTATTTTCTTCCTATAACTACGCAAATGCCTTAGGATTTAATGATTTAGATATCGATAGGGCTGTAGATACCAAAACCGGGACGACTTTTTTTAATTCGGATTCTTATTCGAAATTCCGTTATCGAGGCCATAATTTCAAATTTGCGGCAGATTTTAACCTGGGGAAAGAGGAGGTCATTGGATTTGTGGTTAACGGTAACGTAAGTAATGGCCATTCAACACGCGAGGGAAGCAATCTGATCGCCTCTCAAAAAGGAAAGCTTGATTCGATTGTATTAGGAAGCAATTTGTCAGATTTTAAATACCATTACCTCACTTATAATCTTAACTATAAAAAGACATTTGATACCTTAGGGACTGAATTGACCGCTAATGGGGATTATTCATATTCGAAAAATAATGACAATAGCACTGTTGGAAACCGTTTTTTTGACGCAAATTGGGCGGAATTTAAATCACCGAATATTTTCCGGAATGACATGCTTTCTAAGACAAAAATATTAGTTTTTAAAACCGATTTTGCGCATCCTTTTAATAAAACGACGAAACTTGAGGCGGGCCTAAAATATAGCCGCGTAAAAACAGATAATAATTTGTTGTATGAAGATCAGGATCAGCAAGGCGAGTTTGTGCAAAATAATGGTCAAAGTAATCAGTTTTTGTATAATGAAAATATAGCTGCAGCTTATTTCAGCCTAAATAAATCGTTCGGAAAGTTTTCGGTACAAACTGGACTACGTGTTGAAAATACGAGCTCCCTGGGAAATTCAGTTACGCTAGGGCAACAAACAAAACGGACCTATACCGATTTTTTCCCATCCATATTTGTACAGCAACAGATTAATGATAATCACAAGCTTGGTGCGAGTTATAGCAGGCGTATTGACCGCCCTGATTATGGGTCATTGAATCCCTTTGTGTATTATTTGGATCAATACACGTATCAGTATGGCAACCCTTATTTAAATCCACAATATACTAATTCGTATGAAGTAAATTATACTTTTAAAGATCGCTATTTATTGAGTTTGGGCTACAAGAGGACCAACGATGCCATCACCCAGGTCATAGAAAGCAATTCGGAGACCAAAGCTATTGCACAGACAGACCGAAACCTGGCTTATTTTGATTATTACAACATGAATGTCAATATACCAGTTAAGCTTTTTAAATGGTGGAGTATTTCTAACAATGCCAGCGCTTTTTATAATAAGTTTAGTTTTGATGAGCACTCCGGAGCGCAACGCCAATTGGAAAAGTTATCTTTCCAGGTAAGTTCCAATCATGATATTCGAATTGGGGAAACAACAAATCTGGAGCTGACAGCCAATTATTTTTCGCCAGCAGTTTATGGGGTATTTAGTTTTCAGTCTTACTATGGTATCGATCTAGGGGCTGGAAAAACATTTCTCGACAAAAAATTGAATGTGAAGTTGGCTGTAAATGATGTGTTGAATACAAGAGGTCAGCGCAGATTGTCGAGTTATCAGGAAAATGGATACTATCGTATACGAAATGGATATGATAGTCGGGTTATCCGATTGTCAGTTTCTTATCGTTTTGGTAATATGAATATTAAGTCAGTCAATAAGAAGGCTGGTAATAATGATGAAGATAATCGATTAAAAAAATAGGAGCTACTGTTGTATGGGGAGAGAAGGAGCGAGAGATAGCGAACGTTTCCCTAAAACAAAAAGAGCCTGCGATATCGCAGGCTCTTTTTGTTTTAGGGAAGTTATCTTAACTTAAAAATAAGATCTCTCTCAATTTTGGAAGAGGCCATTTTTTGTCATCAACAATTTTCTCCAATTTGTTGACATGATAACGGATCACATCGAAATATGGTTTAACCGATTCATCGTAAGCGATTGATCTTTCACGTACGTCATCAATTTGGTTTGCTTTTTTACGTTCCTGACGCATTGCTTCAGCTTGCTCCAGAATGGTATTTACGTGTGTTGAAATACGTTCTACAAAGTTCAATTGAGAGCTGAATGCTGCCTGCGCTAGACCAAGGTCTTTTAATCCTTTGACGTTTTCAATCAATTCGTTTTGATAAATGAAACATGCAGGAGCAATTTGGTTGTTAACCATCTCTTCGATGACACGTGCCTCAATCTGTAATTTTTTATAGAAGTTTTCAAGCAAGATTTCGTGGCGAGCTTCTGATTCACGTTTGGTATAAATACCTAGTGATTCAAACAGGGCTAAAGATTCTTCTTTTACATAAACATCTAATGCTTTAGGCGTAGATTTGATGTTAGAAAGACCACGTGCCTCAGCTTCTTTTTCCCACTCTTCGCTATATCCATTGCCTTCGAAACGGATTGCTTTTGAATCTTTGATGTATTTGCGGACAACATTTAAGATCGCAAGATCCTTTTTAATGCCTTTTTTGATTTGTTTATCTACTTCCGTTTTGAACTCGATCAATTGTGCTGCAACGATTGCATTCAACACGGTCATCGGTAAAGCAGAGTTTGCAGAAGAACCAACAGCACGGAATTCAAACTTGTTACCAGTAAAAGCAAATGGTGAGGTACGGTTCCGGTCTGTATTGTCCAATTTTAACTCAGGAACTTTAGGGATACCATGCCATAAGTTTGCCTCTGCTTTTACTTTTTTAGCAACACGAGCAGATTCAACTTCTTCCAAAAGCTCATCCAATTGAGAACCTAAGAAAATTGAAATAATTGCTGGTGGAGCCTCATTTGCACCTAGGCGGTGATCGTTGCTTGCACTAGCGATAGAAGCGCGCATCAAATCAGCATATTCATAAACAGCTTTAATGGTGTTGACAAAGAAAGTCAAGAACATCAAATTGTTTTTAGGCGTTTTTCCAGGAGATAATAAATTTACACCGGTATTTGTGATTAAAGACCAGTTGTTGTGTTTACCAGATCCGTTGACACCGGAGTATGGTTTTTCATGCAACAATACTTTGAAGTTGTGTCTTAAAGCAACTTGTTCCATGACATTCATCAACAATTGGTTGTGATCGATAGCCAAGTTGATTTCTTCGTACATTGGAGCACATTCAAATTGAGAAGGTGCAACTTCGTTGTGACGAGTCTTTAAAGGAATACCTAATTTTAAAGCCTCATTT
The DNA window shown above is from Sphingobacterium thalpophilum and carries:
- a CDS encoding glutamine synthetase III, with translation MSNLRFKAVEAAGSRQIASFEKVETKKATDIYGKNVFSVNKMKDYLPKNSYKELVASIEEGQIISRDLAEHISQAMKTWALNHGVSHYTHWFQPLTGSTAEKHDAFFEPDENGEAIEKFTADALVQQEPDASSFPNGGIRNTFEARGYTAWDPSSPAFIYETGAGKTLCIPTVFVSYTGESLDYKAPLLKAINAVDKAATDVAQYFDKSVTKVNASLGIEQEYFLVDLSLYNARPDLQLTGRTLFGHMSAKGQQLEDHYFGAIPERVLAYMVDLENEALKLGIPLKTRHNEVAPSQFECAPMYEEINLAIDHNQLLMNVMEQVALRHNFKVLLHEKPYSGVNGSGKHNNWSLITNTGVNLLSPGKTPKNNLMFLTFFVNTIKAVYEYADLMRASIASASNDHRLGANEAPPAIISIFLGSQLDELLEEVESARVAKKVKAEANLWHGIPKVPELKLDNTDRNRTSPFAFTGNKFEFRAVGSSANSALPMTVLNAIVAAQLIEFKTEVDKQIKKGIKKDLAILNVVRKYIKDSKAIRFEGNGYSEEWEKEAEARGLSNIKSTPKALDVYVKEESLALFESLGIYTKRESEARHEILLENFYKKLQIEARVIEEMVNNQIAPACFIYQNELIENVKGLKDLGLAQAAFSSQLNFVERISTHVNTILEQAEAMRQERKKANQIDDVRERSIAYDESVKPYFDVIRYHVNKLEKIVDDKKWPLPKLREILFLS
- a CDS encoding TonB-dependent receptor, which produces MKPQKIKLLLFSLILFLFSIAGPVSAQSDGGRLRTVVVGQDNQPIVAANISLFRKPNDILLKGTLSNENGEIVLSAIPEGKYSLQVSTVGYAIYRSAEMVVSTGDLKVLDTIRLQMESKVLSEAQVIGKKPLIESHLDKVVLNVENSILATGNNALELLQKVPGVTLDNKKINLRGKSNVIIMIDGKPTCLSADEVSRLLENTASNAIASIEVLTNPPAKYDAAGNAGIINIKTKKNTQFGSNVSFNLNLGQGKYTKADGGFLINHRNNWVNLFSSYNYANALGFNDLDIDRAVDTKTGTTFFNSDSYSKFRYRGHNFKFAADFNLGKEEVIGFVVNGNVSNGHSTREGSNLIASQKGKLDSIVLGSNLSDFKYHYLTYNLNYKKTFDTLGTELTANGDYSYSKNNDNSTVGNRFFDANWAEFKSPNIFRNDMLSKTKILVFKTDFAHPFNKTTKLEAGLKYSRVKTDNNLLYEDQDQQGEFVQNNGQSNQFLYNENIAAAYFSLNKSFGKFSVQTGLRVENTSSLGNSVTLGQQTKRTYTDFFPSIFVQQQINDNHKLGASYSRRIDRPDYGSLNPFVYYLDQYTYQYGNPYLNPQYTNSYEVNYTFKDRYLLSLGYKRTNDAITQVIESNSETKAIAQTDRNLAYFDYYNMNVNIPVKLFKWWSISNNASAFYNKFSFDEHSGAQRQLEKLSFQVSSNHDIRIGETTNLELTANYFSPAVYGVFSFQSYYGIDLGAGKTFLDKKLNVKLAVNDVLNTRGQRRLSSYQENGYYRIRNGYDSRVIRLSVSYRFGNMNIKSVNKKAGNNDEDNRLKK